In a genomic window of Sphingomonas koreensis:
- a CDS encoding sensor histidine kinase, with translation MKADPDTYPRRASRPSPTSLAGLRGVIGRARHRRRARLATQLTAAMAIITFLSVVVMLGGMIAFYVWSYNLFRGTLSPSAQRAYDLVELNQLPSQTELEALLNAYQAWESGFEFRELIALIGLGIVALLVGIIAGRWLAARISDPVHRVAAAARRVAAGDRTVRVAVPGHGVGEIHQLIADFNMMAREMERSEREMRESIAAIAHELRTPLTVLRGRLQGMADGVFAPDRNGLDGLILQTDALSQIIEDLRILSLAMSGRLVMRPTMIELATEAGQTIDAFSAELARAGMTAERDLGPVRLAADGARLRQILLALLDNARRYAASGGTVRIETGSDARGAFLRVLDRGPGISAEDAERLFQRFWRADDSRSRDSGGTGLGLAVVKAIAEAHGGSACAARRDGGGAQFEVRLPC, from the coding sequence ATGAAAGCTGACCCCGACACCTATCCGCGCCGGGCAAGCCGGCCAAGTCCGACCAGCCTTGCGGGATTGCGCGGGGTGATCGGCCGCGCGCGGCACCGCCGCCGCGCGCGGCTCGCGACCCAATTGACCGCCGCCATGGCGATCATCACCTTTCTGAGCGTCGTGGTGATGCTCGGCGGCATGATCGCCTTCTATGTCTGGTCCTACAATCTGTTCCGCGGCACGCTCTCTCCAAGCGCGCAGCGTGCCTACGATCTGGTCGAGCTGAACCAGCTCCCGTCGCAGACGGAGCTCGAAGCGCTGCTGAACGCCTATCAGGCATGGGAATCCGGCTTCGAGTTCCGGGAGCTGATCGCACTGATCGGGCTCGGCATCGTCGCGCTTCTGGTCGGCATCATCGCCGGGCGATGGCTCGCGGCGCGGATCAGCGACCCCGTGCACCGGGTCGCCGCCGCCGCCCGGCGCGTGGCAGCGGGGGACCGCACGGTGCGGGTCGCGGTGCCCGGCCACGGTGTGGGTGAAATCCATCAGCTGATCGCGGACTTCAACATGATGGCGCGCGAAATGGAGCGATCGGAACGCGAGATGCGCGAGAGCATCGCGGCCATCGCGCACGAACTGCGCACCCCGCTGACGGTCCTGCGCGGTCGCCTGCAAGGCATGGCCGACGGCGTCTTCGCGCCCGACCGGAACGGACTGGACGGCCTGATCCTGCAGACCGATGCGCTTTCCCAGATCATCGAGGACCTTCGGATCCTCAGCCTTGCCATGTCGGGCCGGCTGGTGATGCGGCCAACGATGATCGAGCTAGCGACGGAAGCCGGCCAGACGATCGATGCCTTCTCCGCCGAGCTGGCACGAGCGGGCATGACCGCCGAACGCGATCTCGGGCCGGTACGCCTGGCGGCGGATGGCGCGCGATTGCGCCAGATCCTGCTCGCGCTGCTCGACAATGCGCGCCGCTACGCCGCATCGGGCGGGACGGTAAGGATCGAGACGGGCTCCGACGCCCGGGGCGCTTTTCTTCGCGTACTCGACCGCGGCCCCGGCATCAGCGCCGAGGATGCCGAACGCCTGTTCCAGCGCTTCTGGCGTGCCGACGATTCCAGATCGCGCGATTCGGGCGGGACCGGCCTTGGACTAGCGGTGGTGAAGGCGATCGCCGAAGCGCATGGCGGCAGCGCGTGTGCGGCGCGGCGCGACGGCGGCGGCGCCCAGTTCGAAGTCCGCCTCCCCTGTTGA